The genomic interval ATCGTTTTCAACGATCTTTGGCATCCGCTTGTTCGTCTTTCCAGCGTTCCTTCAATTCCCGTTCGCGGGCATCGATGACGGCTTGCTCGTAGAACTGCGCATCGGGGGCTTTACGTGCGATATCGAGCTGAATAATGGCAGCGGGCAAACTGCCCATTAGCGCATAGGATTCTGCCAGTGCCATATGCTGCAACGCTTGTTTGCCTTGCGCGGCATAGGCCTTAGCCAATAAATCCTGAATATCCGCATCCTGCCGATACAACTGCGCCTGCTCACGTAAATACACAGTGGCCTGCGCAGGTTGCTTGTTGGCGATCAGCGCATTGGCGTATTGATGCGCCATGCTGCGCGATAACGGAAACTGATCGAGCGCGGCAGTTACCGATTTCAACGCTTCGCCAGTCTGATTCGCCGCCGACTTAATTTCGATACCTAGGTCGGTCAGTACCAGACTTGGCTTGTCCGGTGCTGCTGCCGCATTCGCTTCTTTTAAAAGACGTTCAGCTTTTTCATAGGCGCGCTGTTTTAACGCCACAAACGCCATGCCGTATTTTGCGGCAACGGTTTGCGGCTTGATATTTAGCCTGAGTTGATTCTCAAAAATTAATTGCGCATCGCGCAAACCCTTCTCAGAGCTATCTTGCAATACGCGCGCCCGTGCCCGAATCAGCTGGAAATCCAGACTATCCGAACGCTGCCGATAACGCTGATCGCGGATACGCGCTTCGATATCGGCAATTCGCTCAGTGGTCAAAGGATGGGTCAATAAATAAGGCGGAATGGCGTCGGAATAATTCCGCGAAGCCGCTTGCAAGCGACCGAAAAATGCCACCATGCCGGTCGTCTCAAAACCGCCCTCACCCAAAATCGCGACGCCGATCCGGTCGGCTTCGCGCTCTGCATCACGACTGAAACTCAGTTGCCGTTGCATCGCAAAACCTGTCCCGCCCATCATGATCGCCGCGCCCGCATCGCCACTGCCGCGCATCGCCAGCGCACCCAGCAACATGGACGCCAGCGCAATCATCGAATCATTTTTTTGCTGCCCTAACATCCGCGCCAGATGGCGCTGCGTGACATGACCAATTTCATGCGCCAGCACAGAGGCCAGTTCGGACTCGCTTTGCGCCGCCAGCAACAAGCCGGAATGCACGCCGATAAAGCCGCCCGGCAATGCAAACGCATTCAAAACCGGATCACGAATCGCAAAAAAGAAAAAATTGAAATTTGCTTCGCCCCTGACGGCGGGCCGCGCCGCCACCAGCGTATTACCAAAATCATTCAGATATTCCAGCAGCGGACCATCGTTCAGATAATCGGGATCGCGACGAATATCGCGCATCACTTCTTCGCCAACCTTGCGCTCCATGATCGGCGACAAAGCCGCGCGATCTGCGTCGCCCAATACAGGCAAATTTTGCGCAGCAACCCGCGTCGGCGCCAGCACTGTAGACACGCCGAAACAGGTGGTCAACAAAGCGACTAACAATAGTTGCCGTAAGCGAAATAAAGGAAACTTGGAGCAATGCATAGGCATCGGAACGAAATAATCGTAAAGGTTCAAAAGGGGACGAAAATACAAAACCGCGATGCTATGATACCAACAGACAATGTTTGTTCCTTATGCGGCCACAGCATCAGGCCGGATGACATGTGGATCAAACAGCATTACAGCATCATGCGATGACAACGCAGCAAAATTTTGATCTTTTTTTTGGTTTGAATGCGCATAAGGTCATCGTAAACCGACAATCTCGTTACTTCTATCCGAACATTCCCGCCATGACACACAAAACGCCAGCCCCCTCTCCGTTAACCCATTTTGACCAAACCGGTCAGGCCCATATGGTGGATGTCGGCGCTAAACAAGACACGCACCGCATCGCCGTCGCCAGCGGCACCATCCGCATGCAACCAGAAACGCTGTTGCTGATTACCTCTGGCACGACAAAAAAAGGCGACGTCCTCGGCATCGCCCGCATCGCCGCGATCATGGCCACCAAACGTACCAGCGACCTGATCCCGTTATGCCATCCATTAGCGCTGACGCGGGTAAAAGTCGACTTTTCTATCGACGCGCAGCAATCCAGTATTAGCTGCACTGCACAAGCTGAAACGGTCGGTAAAACAGGCGTTGAGATGGAAGCGCTGACCGCTGTGCAAATCGGCTTACTGACAATTTACGATATGTGTAAGGCGGCAGATAGAGGAATGGTCATGACGGATATCCGGGTGCTGGAAAAACATGGTGGGAAATCGGGCGATTGGACGGCGGATATGGACAAATGATATTGGCAAAAGGCTGAGCAAAAAATTAGCAAAAACGTCATCATGACGTTACGCAACCGTAAAATAAACTTCAATCGGAATAAGGAAAAATAATGAAGCTGACTTATTGGATTGCAGAAAATGTGAATGGCGAGAAAACCGATGCCATCATTGCCCGAACCAAGCATGATTGCGAACAAAAGGTGCTTGCGTATGCGATTGCCACCGAATATGGGCAGCCGATAAAGAAATCCTTCCTATACAACGACGCGTTCGATTTGTTTGAGATTGCCACGAGTAAAGACGGTGGACGATGATCGTTGTTGCCGTCTTGGCATGGCATTCCATCATTGACATATAGTTGCCTAATAAATACGCAGACTATTTCTTATGCGAGGCCAAGGTTTTACCCCTACTTGGCTGTCAACCAAATGCATGATGCAACGTTTTTAGGGTATGCCGCCTGTTGCGGAT from Glaciimonas sp. PCH181 carries:
- a CDS encoding M48 family metalloprotease; the protein is MHCSKFPLFRLRQLLLVALLTTCFGVSTVLAPTRVAAQNLPVLGDADRAALSPIMERKVGEEVMRDIRRDPDYLNDGPLLEYLNDFGNTLVAARPAVRGEANFNFFFFAIRDPVLNAFALPGGFIGVHSGLLLAAQSESELASVLAHEIGHVTQRHLARMLGQQKNDSMIALASMLLGALAMRGSGDAGAAIMMGGTGFAMQRQLSFSRDAEREADRIGVAILGEGGFETTGMVAFFGRLQAASRNYSDAIPPYLLTHPLTTERIADIEARIRDQRYRQRSDSLDFQLIRARARVLQDSSEKGLRDAQLIFENQLRLNIKPQTVAAKYGMAFVALKQRAYEKAERLLKEANAAAAPDKPSLVLTDLGIEIKSAANQTGEALKSVTAALDQFPLSRSMAHQYANALIANKQPAQATVYLREQAQLYRQDADIQDLLAKAYAAQGKQALQHMALAESYALMGSLPAAIIQLDIARKAPDAQFYEQAVIDARERELKERWKDEQADAKDR
- the moaC gene encoding cyclic pyranopterin monophosphate synthase MoaC is translated as MTHKTPAPSPLTHFDQTGQAHMVDVGAKQDTHRIAVASGTIRMQPETLLLITSGTTKKGDVLGIARIAAIMATKRTSDLIPLCHPLALTRVKVDFSIDAQQSSISCTAQAETVGKTGVEMEALTAVQIGLLTIYDMCKAADRGMVMTDIRVLEKHGGKSGDWTADMDK